GCCTCAGGGCTGGATCTTCTCGCAGCTCTGGTGGTCCTGTTTAGGACACTTACCCACGGACTGCAGAATAGCCACCAGGCTCCCAGCAGAAACCCCACCCCCGTTGGCAATGGCTGCTGCGGACATCATCTTGGCTGCTACGGAGGACGCGGCGATTCCTGCCCCAGTGAAGCCCACGGCACTGAGCACCAGGGGCACAGTCCCCACTGCCAGGGCTGTGGGGAGAGAGAAGCTGAGTGCAGAGGTGGGCTCAGGAGAAGggacccctccccctgccccccgctTAGGAATTCCTTGACAGTTTCCGGGGACTGTCACCTTGAGCAATAGAGAGATGGCAGCTTAGGGGTCTTCTGGTGAAGAAAAGATGGAGTGTGGAGCCAGGTGAAGCAAAGATGTCATAGAAGGACCAGCCATAGCCCTGGTTTGTCTCTAACTTGCTGTGTGATGCTGAGGAAGTCAATACCCTTCATTGGGTctcaagtttgtgtgtgtgtgtgtgtgtgtgtgtgtgtccacgcATAAATGTGAAATAAGCCATGTGGAGTTTAGCTGCAAACCCTCTTTCAAACGATCTTCCTCCTATGCTTATTCGACATAAGGAACTAGAAGAGAAGCTGGGGCAGGAATGGGAGTGAGCTTTTCCCTGGAGTATTTTGATGCTGCTCTCGGCCCCTATGGCTCACTCAGGCAACTCAGGCAGCTTCGgaagtggagggtgagaggatgAGAGCCAGCCCAGCGCCTCATCTCTGCGTTCTCCCAGCACCCCCGGGACCAGGCTAGGTGAGGGCCTGGAGACAGGCGATCCGGGTAACTTACCTCCTCCCACTGCAGCAGCAACTGCCTGTTCTAGAGAGAGATAGTGCCAggggaaggcagagggagaggggaaaggggagaaagaggagagagagggggagaaagggagggagggggagggaagaagggagggggagggaagcaAGGAgcggagggaggaagagaaggggagggaggaagggagggagagggagtcaGTAGGTCAGCTGGTTGATGAAGTCAGGGAATGAAGCTATTCCCTGTCCCTTCCTGCGCTGGGGTCGGGGAAgcctgcccccagcccagcctgccagcccccagcccagcccgCCAGCCCCCTGGGGAAGCAAGACTCACTCATCATGGTGAGGCCTTCCGGGTCCCAACTTGGCCCAGGAAATGACAGCGTTCTTGAGGTGTTACTTCCCCCTCCAACCAATAGGGACGCGCCCACTCCGGCCGCCCTAGAGAGACGCaggccccgccccccgccccacccAGCTCGCCCTGGCGCCTTCGCGACTTCCTGGCTCGCCTGTCCCGGCTTAACTGATCTACCGAAGAGAAAAGCGGTGGAAAGAACCTGGAAGCCATAGCAAGTGAGCCGTGCTTCCAAATTGCTGTAGCACCGCCCCCCACTCCAACCCCGCCAATAACAGAAGAGCTGTTTGctgcaaaaaccaaaaccaaaaacaacacaacaataacaaacaaaatgCAAGGAGAAAAACGATGTTTAATTTAATAAACGAAGTTTAATTTCCAGAGAGACACTAATATAAATACATTCTGGCACGTTTCCTTCCAGCCTATGTCTTCCCTGAATATGGAAACACCCCTCCACCACCGGCCAAGTTCCCGTCACACTCTGCCTTGCAAATTACACACTTTAGTTAATCAACCATTTAGATTTCCCCAGGCTGTTTAATATTCTtcaacaagatttttaaaaagtcaagtttATTAAGGTGTATGTAATTTACACAaagtaaaattcacccttttagtGTACACTTCTGAGTCTGGGCGACTTTGACAGCTCCGATTCAGACCATTTTTTTTTACATGCCCCGCCCCCTCCTCCATCAATTCTCTCATGCGCTTTTGGAgtcccccctccccgccccgccctgCTCCTGGCAACCATCCCCGCccatttgccttttccagaacttCAGTATGATATTTAATTGTCATTAAATATTCCATCCCCGTGGGTTCAACGTATCAGCCCTCCGTTTTAAGGGTTTAAAGTCTAATTTTTGC
The genomic region above belongs to Pongo pygmaeus isolate AG05252 chromosome 15, NHGRI_mPonPyg2-v2.0_pri, whole genome shotgun sequence and contains:
- the IFI27L2 gene encoding interferon alpha-inducible protein 27-like protein 2 isoform X1, encoding MMKQAVAAAVGGALAVGTVPLVLSAVGFTGAGIAASSVAAKMMSAAAIANGGGVSAGSLVAILQSVGAAGLSTSSNILLASVGSVLGACLGNSPSSLPAEPEAKQDEARENVPQGEPPKPPLKSEEHEE